Genomic DNA from Haloplanus aerogenes:
CTCGACGGCGAGGCGCCGACAGTCTACGACGACGGGACACAGAGTCGCTGTTTCACCTACATCGACGACTTCGTCGAGGGCATCGTCAGAGCATCCGAGGCGGAGCACGACGGCAGTGCGGTCTACAACCTCGGTGGGACGGACGAGATTCAGATCAAGGAACTGGCGAACCGCATCATCGACATCGCCGACGAAGACGTTGACGAACCGCGGTTCGTCAGCCGCGAGCAGGCGACCGGCCGCGACTTCGACGACATCGAGACCCGCATCCCCGACGTGTCTCGTGCGAAGCGGGAACTAGACTGGGAAGCAACGACGCCGCTGACGGAAGGGATCGAAGAGACGATCGAGTGGATGCGCGAGACGGAGTCGTAACGCTGGCCGAGACACGGCCATTCAGTGGACGAACACCTTCAGATATCGACCGTCGACGACGCTCCCGTCCGTCGCGAACTCGATGGCGAGCGTGTGGCTGCCAGGGTCGGTCGGGTCGTACGTAATCAGACATGACTCCCACCCCGTCGTCGACACGCGGTCGCCGAAGATCCGGTCTCCATCCAGAGTCACCATCACGTCGACCGCGCGGTCGGCACCGCCGGATCCGACGACGGCACGGATGGTTCCCGTCTCTCCGACGGCGAGATTGGTCGCACTGGTGAAGTCAGTGCCTCCGTCACGGTCGCGAATGCCGGTGTACCGCCACGACGGGGGTGCGTGGTGGCGACCGAATGTGTCGCCGACGGCGACGCCGAATCGGTCGGTGAAGGCATCCGCCCACATCCGCGGCCGGTCGCGGGGCTGGACGCGTTCCACGCGGAGGACGCCCTCGGCCGTCGCAACGTCGATTCCGTCGCCGGGGTGGACGGCGACGACCGTGCCGGGATCGGCGCCGACCGACTGGGTCGCCACGGCGCGTGCGGTCCAGATAGTCAGCCTTCTGCCGTCGACAAAGGTGTACGCCCCCGGATACGGGTCCGTCTGGGCGCGAACCCAGTCGCTGAGGGCGACGGCCGAGCGTGTCCAGTCGACGAGTCCGTCCTGTGGCTGTCGGCGGGGCCGATACGTAGCGTCGGCCACCGACTGCGGTGTCGGATCGAGAGTTCCGTCCTCGAAGTCGGTCCGAACGGAGTCGAGTGCGTCACAGGCCGCGACGGCGAGCTTGTCGAGGATGGTCTGTACGTCGTCACGTTCCTCGACGACGACGGACTCCCGGACGACGATATCGCCGCCATCGACGGCAGGCACGTACCGAAACAGACAGATCGGCACGCGGTCGTCGCCGTGAATGAGGCTCCAGTTGATCGGTGCCCCGCCACGACCACGGGGCAGGTCGCTCGAATGGAATCCGAGGAATGCCTGGGTAGGAATCTTCAGGACTGACTCGTCGATGACCTGATGCCATCCAGGACAGATGCAGTACGCTGGGTTCAGTTCTGCCAATCGGTCCCTAACCGACGGGGCGTGAATGTCCGCAGCTTCGATCAACGCGATGTCGTGGGCGTCGGTTATCGCGTCGAACGGTTCGAAGCCGGCCTGCTTGCGGGCCTGCTCGCCAGTCGTGGCGACAGCACCGACAACGTTCCAACCCGTTTCGAGCAGGTGGAGGAGGACGTGGCGGGCGAGCGCGCGGTTCCCGACGAGGACGACCCGTGGACCGTCGGCAGTCACGCAACCACCTCGGCGATCATTGGCTGTCGCCCACGTACGCGTAGACGTACCAGTCGTCCTCACGATTGGTTCGTTCGAATCCACAGCGTTCGAAGAGCCGCTGGGATCGCTCGTTGTTGGCGTGAATCTCGGCCTGCAGATCACGCATCGAGTGGAAACGGGTAGTGAGCCAGTCAAGCAGTCGTGTGGCGAGGCCCTCGCCCCACAGAGTCAACTCGGCGATGTAGATGGAGACGAAATCCGACGCGTCGACGGCGACGACGCCAATACGCCGACCGTCGTAGCTGGCGACGTAGTCGCGGCGGGTGGGGGGACGACTCTCGAACCAGTCGACGTGATCCGCCCACTGGATCGGACCGTCCTGTTCGGCGAAATGCTCGTAAATAACGGGGTTGTTTCGCCACGCGAGGACGAGTTCCAGATCCGCCCGTTGTATCGGGCCGACGGTCAAGCTGGCGGCGTCAGTCGACGGTTCGGCCAACTCGTAACACGCCGGGCACACGGGCGACGACGCCCCGTCGAGCGATAACAGTTCGTCCGGTGAGAACGTACCGGAACAGAACGCACACGAACTGGACATGCGCCCCATTTTCAGTTGAGGCTTAAGAACGTTAGCGTCGCTCCCGGAGCAGTTCGAACGCCTCGGCGGCGGTCATTCCGCTCTTGTGCCCCCAGAGACGGGCGTTCCCTTCGAGGGCGTCCACGGATCGAGGATGTGGCGGGTCACGCACCTCGTCGGCGTACGCCTCCATCGCCGCCACCTTCGTCTCCAGCGTATCGCCGATGTCGACGAACGTGGTCGGCTGGAACACTGCATCGACCGAGGGAACGCTCCACTCGGTGGCGGAAAGGGTTTCGAACGCTAGGATTTCGTCAACAGGCGAGTCGGACAGTGGCCGGGCGGCGGTCATCGTCGCCCGGCACGTGCGCTCGTGGTCGACGTTCAAGTCACCGTAGTGGTGCGTGTACAGCGTGACGGGATCGTGCCGGTCGAGGGCCGTCTCGACGCGTTGGGTCAACTCGAGGAGCGGAAGCGAATCGAAGGCGTTGTCCGGGAAGTCGTCGAACGTAATCGAGTCGACGCCCAGCGTTTCGGCCGCCGAGCGCGCCCGGTCGCGCCGGCGTTCGATCTCTGCCTCGGCGGCCGGCGTTCGCTCGTCGTATCGTGAGGTCACGCCATCGCCGAGAACGAGGATGTGGACATCGTCGCCAGCGGCGGCGTGTCGGGCGAGGGTCCCGCCAGCGCCGATGGTTTCGTCGTCGGGATGGGCAACCACAGCGAGAACCGTCGACATGGGCGGTAGTTGTGTCTCTAGGAATTAAATGTAGCAGGTGGCGTGGTTCGACATCAAGCGCGGTAATTTACACGAAGTCTTAATACCTTCCCTGAGATTATTCCGCCCGAAGCGGAGCAATCACGAACATATCGATCCGATGAAACAATTAACACGGCGGGCTCTACTGGCAACGAGACGGGCGTACGGCGACCGGATAAGACGAACGATGGAGCGGCTAGGTCTTCAACAGCACGTCACGGGTCTCTACGACCGGCTCGACCGTGCGACACAGCCCGACACGTACACGAAAGAGTTTCAGGGAGTCGAGGCCACCTTCCATACGGCGACGCGGCTCCAGTACCGACGGGCGACATCGATCAAAACGGAGTTGATGTCGTCGTTGTTCGACGAAATACGGCCTGACGACGTCTTCTACGATATCGGTGCGAACGTCGGTAGCGTCTCCTGTCTGGTCGGACAGACACTCTCGACCGGAGAAATCATTTCATTCGAACCCCTGCCGGTCAACGCCGACGCGCTCCGGGCAAATCTGGAACTGAACGACATCTCAGGAATGGTCCTCGAGTACGCGCTCTCGGACGAGAACGGAGAGATCGAATTCCGAGTTCCGGTGGACGAGGTGGAGGCCGGATCATCGAACGCCATCGCGCCAGAGAACGAAGCCTCCAGATTTTGGGAGGAGCGCCAAGAGCGCGTCATGGTCAAAACACGACGAGGTGACGAACTGATCGAAGAAGACGACCTTCCAATCCCGAACGTCGTCAAATTCGACATCGAAGGTGCAGAGTTGAAAGCGATTCAGGGGCTCAAGGAGACGCTGTCCCATCCGGAGTGCCGGACCGTCATCTGCGAAGTCCACGCGTACTTGTTGGAGGATTTCGGCGGCTCGGCCAACGAACTGGAAGCCGAGTTGCAGGAGTGCGGTTTCGAACTAGAGCGGTTCGACGAACGGAAATACGAAAAGCGGGGTGAGTCAGTCCACCTCTACCGGCTGAAGGCAACGAAATAAACAATGCTCTCGACAGCACAGAAAGTCGTCAACGACCCTATGAGCGTCGTCCGCTTCGCGCGAACCATGACCAAGCGTGCCGATTACCGCCTCGGGCGCGACGTGTTCGGCCACTCGAACAAACTATCGAGTTCACTCGCTGGCAACCTCGCGATCAAGCGAGCGCAGCTATCGGGGTCAAACGGCCAGTCGTCGATCCAGTCGGAAGCACGGAGGCTCCGAGAGGCAGGGATCGCCGAACTCGGGCAACCGTACGATCAGTCGACGATCAGCGAAATAAAGTCTCGATTCGACGAAATTATCGGCGAAAAATCGTACACGTACACTCGGGGCGCGAACGGCACCGACTACTCGTTCGGTATCGACAGTACGACGTTCGATCTCGCCGAGGAGTTTCCGGCAGTGGCGAACGTCGTCACATCGGACATCCTTGAGGTTCTCCACGGCTACTACGGCACGTGGACCAAGCCTATTCGCGTCAACATGTGGCGAAACCACCACGTTCCTCCCGAAGTCGTCGAGTCGTCGGAGGTGTTCTCCAACTACTGGCACACCGATCCCCACACCACGGATCACGTCAAACTGTTCGTCTACTTGACCGACGTCGACGAGAATAACGGGCCGTTCCACGCGGTGTCGACGGCCGACTCGCTCAGCATCACGAATGACTACAAGCGGAGTCGTGACGGCGTCCCGAACGGACGGGTGCGAGCCGAAGCGAGAGAGATTCACAAGTTTACCGGGCCGGCCGGAAGCGCCGCGCTCTGTAACACGAACACGAACCTCCATCGGGCCGGCATCCCGGCCGAGGGAAACCACCGCGACCTGCTCCAAGTCGTGTTCGCTCCTTCGTCGGAACCCCTTGGCGACGATTGGATCGAAGACCGAGAAAGCTACGCATT
This window encodes:
- a CDS encoding methionyl-tRNA formyltransferase — protein: MTADGPRVVLVGNRALARHVLLHLLETGWNVVGAVATTGEQARKQAGFEPFDAITDAHDIALIEAADIHAPSVRDRLAELNPAYCICPGWHQVIDESVLKIPTQAFLGFHSSDLPRGRGGAPINWSLIHGDDRVPICLFRYVPAVDGGDIVVRESVVVEERDDVQTILDKLAVAACDALDSVRTDFEDGTLDPTPQSVADATYRPRRQPQDGLVDWTRSAVALSDWVRAQTDPYPGAYTFVDGRRLTIWTARAVATQSVGADPGTVVAVHPGDGIDVATAEGVLRVERVQPRDRPRMWADAFTDRFGVAVGDTFGRHHAPPSWRYTGIRDRDGGTDFTSATNLAVGETGTIRAVVGSGGADRAVDVMVTLDGDRIFGDRVSTTGWESCLITYDPTDPGSHTLAIEFATDGSVVDGRYLKVFVH
- a CDS encoding GNAT family N-acetyltransferase; this translates as MSSSCAFCSGTFSPDELLSLDGASSPVCPACYELAEPSTDAASLTVGPIQRADLELVLAWRNNPVIYEHFAEQDGPIQWADHVDWFESRPPTRRDYVASYDGRRIGVVAVDASDFVSIYIAELTLWGEGLATRLLDWLTTRFHSMRDLQAEIHANNERSQRLFERCGFERTNREDDWYVYAYVGDSQ
- a CDS encoding PIG-L deacetylase family protein; its protein translation is MSTVLAVVAHPDDETIGAGGTLARHAAAGDDVHILVLGDGVTSRYDERTPAAEAEIERRRDRARSAAETLGVDSITFDDFPDNAFDSLPLLELTQRVETALDRHDPVTLYTHHYGDLNVDHERTCRATMTAARPLSDSPVDEILAFETLSATEWSVPSVDAVFQPTTFVDIGDTLETKVAAMEAYADEVRDPPHPRSVDALEGNARLWGHKSGMTAAEAFELLRERR
- a CDS encoding FkbM family methyltransferase, translating into MAWFDIKRGNLHEVLIPSLRLFRPKRSNHEHIDPMKQLTRRALLATRRAYGDRIRRTMERLGLQQHVTGLYDRLDRATQPDTYTKEFQGVEATFHTATRLQYRRATSIKTELMSSLFDEIRPDDVFYDIGANVGSVSCLVGQTLSTGEIISFEPLPVNADALRANLELNDISGMVLEYALSDENGEIEFRVPVDEVEAGSSNAIAPENEASRFWEERQERVMVKTRRGDELIEEDDLPIPNVVKFDIEGAELKAIQGLKETLSHPECRTVICEVHAYLLEDFGGSANELEAELQECGFELERFDERKYEKRGESVHLYRLKATK
- a CDS encoding phytanoyl-CoA dioxygenase family protein, with amino-acid sequence MLSTAQKVVNDPMSVVRFARTMTKRADYRLGRDVFGHSNKLSSSLAGNLAIKRAQLSGSNGQSSIQSEARRLREAGIAELGQPYDQSTISEIKSRFDEIIGEKSYTYTRGANGTDYSFGIDSTTFDLAEEFPAVANVVTSDILEVLHGYYGTWTKPIRVNMWRNHHVPPEVVESSEVFSNYWHTDPHTTDHVKLFVYLTDVDENNGPFHAVSTADSLSITNDYKRSRDGVPNGRVRAEAREIHKFTGPAGSAALCNTNTNLHRAGIPAEGNHRDLLQVVFAPSSEPLGDDWIEDRESYAFEGSDHDGLRRLFRY